From Armatimonadota bacterium, one genomic window encodes:
- a CDS encoding radical SAM protein: protein MKRNRPRLLIIAPAWSQGWWGGGKVLAPPLVLPLLAGLTPPDVDVRLVDENVEAVNTNADVDWVAITCMTASAPRAYVIGDAFRQRGIPVVMGGIHPTVLPDEAAAHADAVVIGEAEPVWREVLADLAAGRLRPRYKHDGYADLAGLPLPRRELLQVERYLTTNVVQTGRGCPNACSFCTVSTVSGRRYRFRPVGEVVEEVNSLGGWVGFVDDNIAGYPHRAKELFEALIPLRTRWIGQADLTMAKDPELLSLAARSGCQAMFVGLESLSQENLRATGKAPNLGTDMGAAIRTIHKAGIEIIGSFVLGLDGDDGGVFARTVAFAEQHKLVAAQFAVLTPFPGTAIRQQLEREGRILDHDWSHYTMSNVVFRPQHMTDLELRQGQRYAYGRFYSIPSILKRSFTIRRKLLCRLLVNFSYRGIHRGKGMHDRLPAQRLPKPLRASGAP from the coding sequence GTGAAGAGGAACAGGCCAAGGCTGCTCATCATCGCGCCCGCGTGGTCGCAGGGGTGGTGGGGTGGAGGCAAAGTGCTGGCGCCTCCGCTGGTGCTGCCACTGCTGGCGGGCCTGACGCCGCCGGACGTGGACGTGCGGCTGGTTGACGAGAACGTCGAGGCCGTCAACACGAACGCCGATGTGGATTGGGTGGCGATTACCTGCATGACTGCCTCCGCGCCCCGCGCGTATGTAATCGGCGACGCATTCCGGCAACGAGGCATACCGGTCGTCATGGGCGGCATTCACCCCACGGTGCTGCCCGATGAGGCCGCCGCTCACGCCGACGCGGTTGTCATCGGCGAGGCCGAACCGGTCTGGCGGGAGGTGTTGGCAGATCTGGCAGCCGGTCGTCTCAGGCCTCGCTACAAGCATGATGGTTACGCCGATCTCGCAGGTCTCCCTCTCCCTCGCCGCGAGCTGCTTCAGGTCGAGCGGTACCTTACCACCAATGTCGTTCAAACCGGGCGCGGGTGCCCGAATGCGTGTTCCTTCTGCACGGTGAGCACGGTATCGGGCAGGCGTTACCGCTTCCGACCCGTTGGCGAAGTGGTTGAGGAGGTCAACTCGCTCGGGGGATGGGTCGGGTTCGTTGACGATAACATCGCCGGCTACCCACACCGGGCGAAGGAGCTGTTCGAGGCGCTGATCCCGCTTCGTACCCGCTGGATCGGCCAGGCCGATCTGACCATGGCGAAGGACCCGGAGCTCCTCTCCCTCGCCGCTCGCAGTGGTTGCCAGGCCATGTTCGTCGGTCTGGAATCGCTCTCCCAGGAGAACCTGCGAGCCACCGGCAAGGCACCGAACCTGGGGACGGATATGGGCGCGGCCATTCGGACGATCCACAAGGCGGGCATTGAGATCATCGGGTCGTTCGTCCTGGGGTTGGACGGAGATGACGGCGGCGTCTTCGCGAGGACGGTGGCGTTCGCGGAGCAGCACAAGCTGGTCGCCGCCCAGTTCGCTGTGCTCACTCCCTTCCCGGGCACGGCGATTCGTCAGCAGCTCGAGCGCGAGGGGCGGATCTTGGATCACGACTGGTCACACTACACCATGAGCAACGTGGTGTTTCGTCCCCAGCACATGACAGACCTCGAACTGCGGCAGGGACAGCGGTACGCCTACGGGCGTTTCTATTCGATACCGTCGATCCTTAAGCGCAGCTTCACCATACGCAGGAAGCTCCTCTGCCGTCTCCTTGTCAACTTCAGCTACCGCGGCATCCACCGCGGCAAGGGTATGCACGACCGCCTGCCCGCGCAGCGTCTCCCGAAGCCGTTGCGTGCGAGCGGCGCGCCGTAG
- a CDS encoding HU family DNA-binding protein, whose product MTKSQLLAAAAKAAGVPAQQAGKVVNAALDAIAHALGKGEKVQLIGFGTFEVRERKARTGINPRTQEKVKIKAAKVPAFRAAQPLKAKVAGKRRAAKRA is encoded by the coding sequence ATGACCAAGTCACAGTTGTTGGCGGCTGCGGCAAAAGCAGCCGGGGTTCCAGCCCAGCAGGCGGGGAAGGTCGTCAACGCGGCACTGGACGCAATCGCTCACGCTCTGGGCAAGGGCGAGAAAGTGCAACTGATCGGCTTTGGTACCTTCGAGGTACGGGAGCGCAAGGCGCGCACCGGCATCAACCCGCGCACCCAGGAGAAGGTGAAGATCAAGGCAGCCAAAGTGCCGGCCTTCCGGGCAGCCCAGCCGCTCAAGGCCAAGGTTGCGGGCAAGCGCCGGGCAGCCAAGCGCGCGTAG